Proteins encoded in a region of the Thunnus thynnus chromosome 8, fThuThy2.1, whole genome shotgun sequence genome:
- the LOC137187999 gene encoding granzyme G-like, giving the protein MNIQCKLVMLILALTLDEQVHTGEIIGGHEAVAHSRPYMVLLEGEMPRGKTKHCGGFLLNEDFVMTAAHCQAKSYTVLLGVHIYGQKTNGIQEIPVEQAFPHEDYDAAEYKNDIMLLKLHSKAKFSKNVESIALADQSGDSLPQSCIVSGWGRTENSNKYMSPKLMEINVKLIETCVKEKSYCSQGHNGPDVGDSGGPLVCEDGKAYGVVSSAFSPPEGGPKVYHYVKIPDYRSWIDTIMKK; this is encoded by the exons ATGAATATCCAGTGTAAACTTGTTATGCTGATACTTGCGCTGACTCTTGATGAACAAG TTCATACAGGGGAAATCATTGGAGGTCATGAGGCTGTGGCACATAGCAGGCCCTACATGGTGCTTTTGGAGGGAGAGATGCCTCGtggtaaaacaaaacactgtggtGGCTTTCTTCTGAATGAGGATTTTGTGATGACTGCAGCCCACTGTCAAGCCAA GTCCTACACAGTCTTACTAGGAGTTCACATTTACGGACAAAAAACTAATGGCATACAGGAGATACCTGTGGAACAAGCATTTCCACATGAAGACTACGATGCAGCTGAATACAAAAATGACATAATGTTACTcaag TTGCACTCCAAGGCAAAATTTAGCAAAAATGTGGAATCCATTGCTCTCGCAGATCAAAGTGGTGACTCACTACCACAATCATGTATTGTCTCCGGCTGGGGCAGAACGGAGAACAGCAATAAATATATGTCTCCTAAACTCATGGAAATCAATGTAAAACTAATTGAGACGTGTGTTAAAGAAAAATCATACTGCTCTCAGGGACACAATGGACCTGATGTG GGAGACTCTGGTGGTCCACTGGTCTGTGAAGATGGAAAAGCATACGGGGTGGTGTCCTCTGCCTTCAGTCCACCTGAAGGTGGCCCAAAAGTCTACCATTATGTTAAGATTCCTGACTATAGAAGCTGGATTGATAcaattatgaaaaaataa
- the LOC137187993 gene encoding general transcription factor II-I repeat domain-containing protein 2-like, which yields MNTVVKTINIIRARGLYHREFQTLLSDVDAEYGDLLYQSEVYWLSRGSVLQRFYSLRSNIDKFLKEKGRPLHELSDPLWLADLAFLVDLTDHLNTLNKRLQGKEQLVPQLYAHMKAFRAKLRLSESQLRNFNVAHFPTLTEIKCAFPNAKLSAKMGEYVSVITSLITEVTQRFQDFSVIEKEITLFAAPFSVDAEEVEESLQLELIEMQCDDSLKNQHQLLSLPDFYRSLEKAKFPLIRRHAKQMMSLFGSTYICEQTFSLLTLNKSRLRTRMTDSLLRDVLHISTTKLTPDVPALLQTKAQHHCSH from the coding sequence ATGAACACAGTTGTGAAAACTATCAACATAATTCGGGCACGAGGGCTTTACCACAGAGAATTTCAAACATTACTCTCTGATGTCGATGCTGAATACGGGGACCTACTCTACCAGTCTGAAGTGTATTGGCTCAGTCGCGGCTCCGTGCTGCAGCGGTTTTATTCCCTGAGATCAAATATCGACAAGTTTTTGAAAGAAAAGGGCAGACCTCTGCATGAGCTCAGTGACCCTTTATGGTTGGCAGACCTGGCTTTTTTAGTTGATCTCACTGATCATCTCAACACCCTGAACAAGAGACTACAAGGCAAAGAGCAGCTGGTACCACAGCTGTATGCACACATGAAAGCATTCCGTGCGAAGCTCCGTCTCTCCGAGTCACAACTGCGCAACTTTAATGTAGCGCACTTCCCAACACTGACTGAAATCAAATGCGCATTTCCAAATGCTAAGCTCTCTGCTAAAATGGGAGAATATGTGTCTGTGATCACATCTCTCATTACAGAAGTCACTCAGCGCTTTCAAGATTTTTCTGTCATTGAGAAGGAAATCACACTGTTTGCGGCTCCGTTTTCAGTGGATGCAGAAGAAGTGGAGGAGAGTCTGCAATTAGAACTGATCGAAATGCAGTGTGATGATTCTCTGAAGAATCAACATCAGCTTCTCTCCCTACCTGACTTCTACCGGAGCTTGGAAAAGGCCAAGTTTCCTCTGATAAGACGCCACGCAAAACAAATGATGAGTCTGTTCGGCTCAACATACATCTGTGAGCAGACATTCTCGCTGTTAACGCTGAACAAAAGCAGATTGAGAACCAGAATGACCGACAGCCTTCTCCGTGACGTCCTTCACATCTCAACCACCAAACTTACTCCTGACGTGCCAGCTCTCCTTCAGACCAAAGCGCAGCATCACTGCTCCCACTGA
- the LOC137187998 gene encoding mast cell protease 1A-like: protein MNIQCKLVILILVLTLDDQVHTGKIIGGHEAVAHSRPYMALLEMKTPSGKTKHCGGFLLNEDFVMTAAHCQAKSYTVLLGVHIYGEKTNGIQEIPVDQAFPRKDYNPTDFTNDIMLLKMSSKAHFSSTVKPIGLAGQGDGSLPKSCIVSGWGTTGINKGHMSHRLMEANVTLSDEEQCVTENSYCSQGDIGPGVGDSGGPLVCEDGKAYGVVSSAFSPHGGGPKMYNYAKISDYRYWVDSFMKYNGKL, encoded by the exons ATGAATATCCAGTGTAAACTTGTTATACTGATACTTGTGCTGACTCTTGATGATCAAG TTCATACAGGGAAAATTATTGGAGGTCATGAGGCTGTGGCACATAGCAGGCCCTACATGGCGCTTTTGGAGATGAAGACGCCAAGtggtaaaacaaaacactgtggtGGCTTTCTTCTGAATGAGGATTTTGTGATGACTGCAGCCCACTGTCAAGCCAA GTCCTACACAGTCTTACTAGGAGTTCACATTTACGGAGAAAAAACTAATGGCATACAGGAGATACCTGTGGACCAAGCATTTCCACGTAAGGACTACAATCCAACTGACTTCACAAATGACATAATGTTACTCAAG ATGAGCTCCAAGGCACATTTCAGCAGCACTGTGAAACCCATTGGTCTCGCAGGTCAAGGTGACGGCTCTCTGCCAAAATCATGTATAGTCTCCGGCTGGGGCACGACAGGCATCAACAAAGGACATATGTCTCATAGACTCATGGAAGCCAATGTAACACTAAGTGATGAAGAGCAGTGTGTTACCGAAAACTCATACTGCTCTCAGGGAGACATTGGACCGGGTGTG GGAGACTCTGGTGGTCCACTGGTCTGTGAAGATGGAAAGGCATACGGGGTGGTGTCCTCCGCCTTCAGTCCACATGGAGGTGGCccaaaaatgtacaattatGCCAAGATTTCTGACTATAGATACTGGGTCGATTCATTCATGAAATATAATGGAAAGCTCTAA